A DNA window from Microcystis aeruginosa NIES-843 contains the following coding sequences:
- a CDS encoding tetratricopeptide repeat protein, which yields MNSYRLLTILIMFSSPVFWGCSPPAPLKKEPTAEMLVPPSPSPIISASDIKAANRYRQLGLQYRQQGDFIKSIEALKKSVQLNPNHLDGRVILGWTQHLAKQPLAAQTTLEETIKIAPDHVATYNALGIVYLVGGHLEKAVVTHTKAANLKPDNEIAYYNLSLAYHRLKDFNSAITNAEKAVKLEPNNPHPLVALAMVYLDQGDSKKAQDTYKKARDLDGRYRQKWFLAHLKEAGFSQEQIKLVEKLLSG from the coding sequence ATGAATAGTTATCGACTCCTGACTATTTTGATCATGTTTAGTTCCCCGGTTTTTTGGGGCTGTAGTCCTCCCGCTCCCCTTAAAAAAGAACCTACGGCCGAGATGCTTGTTCCTCCTTCTCCCAGTCCGATTATTTCCGCATCAGACATTAAAGCTGCTAATCGTTATCGTCAATTGGGATTACAGTATCGTCAACAGGGAGATTTTATCAAAAGTATTGAAGCTTTAAAAAAATCGGTACAGTTAAACCCCAATCATCTAGACGGGAGAGTAATTTTAGGATGGACACAACACCTAGCTAAACAACCTTTAGCGGCACAAACAACCCTCGAAGAAACGATTAAAATTGCTCCCGATCATGTGGCTACTTATAATGCTTTGGGTATTGTTTATCTTGTCGGTGGTCATCTTGAAAAGGCCGTAGTTACGCATACTAAAGCCGCTAATTTAAAACCCGATAATGAAATTGCCTACTATAATTTGTCCCTCGCCTATCATCGCTTAAAAGATTTTAATTCAGCTATTACTAACGCTGAAAAAGCAGTTAAATTAGAGCCGAATAATCCCCATCCTCTTGTGGCTTTGGCAATGGTCTATTTAGATCAAGGTGATAGTAAAAAAGCGCAGGATACCTACAAAAAGGCTAGGGATTTAGACGGTCGTTATCGACAAAAATGGTTTCTGGCACATCTGAAGGAAGCTGGTTTTAGTCAGGAGCAAATTAAATTAGTCGAAAAGTTACTATCTGGTTAG
- a CDS encoding ABC transporter ATP-binding protein produces the protein MNTAELAIATVGLTKQFDRHGAVNQVDLQIEAGEVYGLIGPNGAGKTTLIRMLAAAEEPTTGEIYLHGERLLRDESNPRLKRNLGYLPDNFPLYDDLNVWNYLDYFARLYHIPRSQRHRRIYEVLELVQLTGKSHNSIATLSRGMKQRLSLARTIIHEPLILLLDEPVSGLDPIARLQFREIIKVLQSAGMTILISSHVLSDLAELCSSVGIMELGYLVESTSLQELNQRLAGQYLQITTLGNLEALETALKQCVFVESWQRIINTNTLRVKFTGTLEDSAELLKSLVVSGLTLSEFYTCCEDLETIFLKLGHRQAS, from the coding sequence ATGAACACAGCAGAATTAGCCATTGCTACCGTTGGTTTAACCAAACAATTTGACCGCCATGGGGCTGTTAATCAAGTGGATTTACAGATTGAAGCGGGGGAAGTTTACGGGTTAATCGGTCCAAATGGAGCGGGAAAAACCACTTTAATTAGGATGTTAGCGGCAGCGGAAGAACCGACAACGGGAGAAATATATCTGCACGGAGAACGTCTTTTAAGAGATGAGAGTAATCCCCGTCTCAAAAGAAACTTAGGTTATCTACCCGATAATTTTCCCCTCTACGATGACCTAAATGTCTGGAATTATCTGGATTATTTTGCCCGTCTTTATCATATCCCTCGCTCCCAACGTCATCGCCGCATTTATGAGGTTCTAGAACTGGTACAATTAACCGGTAAAAGCCATAATTCGATCGCTACTTTGTCCCGGGGGATGAAACAACGTTTAAGTTTAGCCCGAACGATTATTCATGAACCTTTAATTTTACTTCTCGATGAACCGGTTTCTGGATTAGACCCGATCGCTCGCCTACAATTTCGTGAGATTATTAAAGTCTTACAATCGGCAGGTATGACTATTTTAATTTCCTCCCATGTCCTTAGTGATTTGGCCGAACTTTGTAGTTCTGTGGGCATCATGGAATTAGGTTATCTAGTGGAAAGCACCTCTTTACAAGAATTAAATCAACGTCTAGCTGGCCAATACTTGCAGATCACGACTCTAGGCAATTTAGAAGCCTTAGAAACCGCTCTTAAACAATGTGTTTTTGTGGAAAGTTGGCAAAGAATTATTAATACTAATACTCTCCGAGTTAAATTTACGGGAACCCTAGAAGATAGTGCCGAATTGTTGAAATCTTTAGTGGTTTCTGGCCTGACCTTAAGCGAGTTTTATACTTGCTGCGAAGATTTAGAAACTATTTTCCTAAAACTGGGACATCGACAGGCATCCTAA
- a CDS encoding carbonic anhydrase — MYRRELLQFIGSHALFGAINPEFTWNYQNIDHWGELSRNYRLCTTGKQQTPIDLSIVTEKELYHPTFNYRPVPLKIRHNGRTILVQTEKGGNMRFHGENWDLLQFHFHHPSEHQIKGQSFPLEIHLVHRNGKGNLAVVGILAEIGANNPYLQTIWAYLPQEPSPEMIIPDTWVNAGLLLPENSDFYEYRGSLSTPPCSEDVLWLVWQNAIEISPQQLQQLAEIFPSNARNIQPLNGRSILHS, encoded by the coding sequence ATGTATAGACGAGAATTACTGCAATTTATTGGCTCTCACGCTCTTTTTGGGGCTATTAATCCAGAATTTACTTGGAATTATCAAAATATTGACCATTGGGGCGAATTATCAAGGAATTATCGTCTCTGCACCACGGGAAAGCAACAAACACCGATCGATCTGAGTATAGTGACTGAAAAAGAGCTATACCACCCCACTTTTAATTATCGTCCTGTACCCCTAAAAATTCGCCATAACGGTCGTACAATCTTGGTTCAGACCGAAAAAGGTGGAAATATGAGGTTTCACGGCGAAAACTGGGATTTATTGCAGTTTCATTTTCATCACCCCAGCGAACATCAGATTAAAGGTCAGTCTTTCCCTCTAGAAATTCATTTAGTGCATCGAAATGGGAAGGGAAATTTAGCAGTTGTGGGTATCTTAGCCGAAATCGGCGCAAATAATCCCTATTTACAAACCATTTGGGCTTATTTGCCCCAAGAACCTTCTCCTGAAATGATTATCCCCGATACTTGGGTCAATGCCGGGCTTTTACTGCCAGAAAATAGCGATTTTTATGAATATCGGGGTTCTTTGTCCACTCCCCCCTGTAGCGAGGATGTTCTCTGGTTAGTCTGGCAAAATGCGATCGAAATTTCTCCCCAACAACTGCAACAATTGGCTGAGATTTTTCCGAGTAATGCGAGGAATATTCAACCCTTAAACGGGCGCTCGATCCTGCATTCCTAG
- a CDS encoding low-complexity tail membrane protein: MKSEPFLWIHLAGLAALPIFLQIAWIGLAVGDPLPFLWLEWLFLGAIAIIPVFWMQWTKPFDIFSLLLVALKPSQLTPEQLKILSLFKRPRHRLLTLLGVVLLILITWPIYNFAPLAAAVAAYLPQWRLLGLVIAAIALLLSHLFLQVPLSVLGVLATKESDWTATEALVIERIPELFTIFGLKVDKII; the protein is encoded by the coding sequence ATGAAATCAGAACCTTTTTTGTGGATTCATCTGGCAGGGTTAGCGGCTTTGCCAATCTTTTTACAAATCGCTTGGATTGGTTTAGCTGTGGGCGATCCCTTGCCTTTTCTTTGGCTAGAATGGCTATTTCTAGGAGCGATCGCTATCATACCCGTCTTTTGGATGCAGTGGACAAAACCTTTTGATATTTTTAGTCTTTTGTTGGTTGCTCTAAAACCGAGTCAACTCACCCCCGAACAGTTAAAAATTCTCTCTCTTTTTAAACGTCCTCGCCATCGTCTTCTTACTCTTTTGGGAGTCGTCCTCTTAATTCTCATCACTTGGCCAATCTACAATTTTGCCCCTCTAGCGGCTGCCGTGGCCGCCTATCTCCCCCAATGGCGGCTTTTAGGTTTAGTAATAGCTGCGATCGCTCTCCTCTTAAGTCACCTATTTCTACAGGTTCCTCTGAGTGTTCTGGGGGTTTTAGCCACTAAGGAAAGTGACTGGACAGCCACCGAAGCTTTAGTTATTGAGCGCATTCCTGAGTTATTTACCATTTTTGGTCTAAAAGTTGATAAAATTATCTAA